GGCAGGTGTGCACGACATCTTTGACGACTTGGTCGGCCAGATATTTATCCAATTCAGCCAGTCCAACATCAATCGAATTGGTGTCCGCATCGCCCTTGTACAACTTGGAATAGTCCGTGTCCGGGCACTTGATTCCCAACAAGAGCTCAATGATGCGTACCACTATTACGAATCGCTTTTGGTCTGTCGTAAAAACGGGTAAGCGTCTGTGATTGATATGGAGCTTGTTGATACTCACAATCGCCGTATCCTGGCGTCTGGTTAGCATCCATGAGAGGCTCATTGATAGCCTCGATCGAGAACACGGTAGCAAAGTCAGGGTCCAGATGAGTCATAGCTGTCATCACTCCTGCCCAAGCCAAGGCGCGTTTATAGTTTTTCTCAGTCTAACAGCACAATTAGCTCCTCGTTCGCAAGCCCTACAAGCCCCAACTCACGTAGAACTGGACATCGCTGGTGCAGTGTCCAGCAAACATCTGATTGGCGCTCGAGACGCCGGGTAAAGCATGGAAGTCCAACATAACGTGGATGCCCTTGGCTTTGAGCATACGAAGCCCCTTTTTGAGGTATGCCATTCCTCCACGGGGCTACACGTGGGTTGGTCAGGAAATTTCAATCAACCGAAATGGATCAACGCACATAGTACTCGGTGGAGCGATCCACAAGTGACTCAACGATCCAATAGCCCAAGGGGATGCGAACAGTGTTGAGTCCCGCTGAGGAGATGGCGTCCACGTTTTCTTGTGTAAACCAAGTCGACCTAGGTTGGCAGAAGCCGGGTTAatgacaaaaaaaaaactcgGTTTTGGATTTCCTCACCAATGCTTCGCAAACACTTCGTCTGCTTTGGCCTGGCCGATCTTCTTAACGAGAGAACTAGCGAATCGCGTTAGCCTAAATTGCGGGGCATATTGGGTTGCGTTCTTACAATTCACTAGCAGCGCAGGTAGAGCAGTCATCGCACTGTTCACCACCCATAGATAGCCACTCCTTGGGGTCTGTTGTATATGTATGAGCATACATCGGATTTATTCTAGAATTGAATAACTCACTCATCCAGGGCTCGCTAAGTAACCTACAATTGACGCGTTAGCTTGACTATCAGTTCTGAAATAGAAATTGGGTCTCATACCATCCACCGAGCTGTAAAACATGTTAGCACGATCTCGCGTTAGGACATAGTGAACACGCTCACATTCACTCCGTAGACTTTATCGACAGGGAGTCCATTTTTTGCAGCGTGGACAGCGGCCGCGCCGAGCAAGCCAGAGCCTAAAGCAATAGTGTGAAGCTTCATCGAGATCGAGTTCGAAACCAGCCAAGTCAAGGAGTGTAATAGGAACCAAAAGGCGTCGAGCGTAGGGCCACTAACCAATGGATTTGGGTTTGAAGGGCTGAACGTCCAAGATACTTATACTGCCTCCCATGCTGTGTTGATaaccatgaccagggacGGCGGAAGATAGGAAATCATAAGATCATCCatatttttttttctcttttgcCGCCTCGGTTCGAATGTAGAATTgtcagcctcaagaagcaggcTGAATCTGCGCGCGAGCCAGGAGATACGTAAATAAAGGTAATCAAACGCACCCATCAGAAGTTGCCTCAGGGTGGCCGCCGCCGATATGTGTAAGTCTTGAAACATATCTCGCATCCGGAAGCACATGAATCTGACCCGGACTCGCCCAGGGCCCGCGCTCACGCTCGTTTGTCGCATATTTCGCACTCTCTTGCCCGCAAGACAGAGGTCATATCTGTGTCGAAACAATATGCTGTTGGATGTTACTAGTAAAAATAAGGCTAATTCGGGCCAGCCACTGGCAGGGTTGAGACAAGACCTGACTGGGTGAAGTCTTAAGACTAATAGATCAGATTCTCAAGTTCGGGTCCCTTTCCTTAGGTCTTGGAACTGACTGATGGGTAGTAAAACTGAATACGAGAATTGGCGGTTATCAATTTGACGATGCTCAAATGGATGATGGACAAGGCCGATCAACCGCGATCAATTGTACCTCGGCGCTGTCACGTGTGGAATATAATAAAACCACGCAACACGAAGGTTTCGCCTGTAATTTTTGCTTCCAACGCCCTCATGCGCGACATGAGAAGCATGAGAATATATTTTCAGGGACAATATGCGAGGTGCTGTATGTGTATGGATgggaaacttacataacaaGAATTCCTCGTGTTCCATGGCCATGCCGTCTTTTATTCCAGCACGCAGTATCTTGAGTTTGTAGTTGCGCATGTTTAGATCCTGTCCATTCAGGTTTCATCTTTCGATTGAGAGCCATCGCTCGCAGAACTATCTCTCACGATGAACAAACATTTGACAAGGACTTTGATCGACTTTGGTCACTATAGAAGCGCGGTCAACGCCAATTTGTTTAGGACAAATAATTGGCAATAGTGGGGCATAGGCCTCCAAAAACCTTCCGATTACAAAAATGCGAATAAATACATCCCAAACAGGAACGCGTAATTGATCGTCAACTGAATACATCCCGTGGGCTGTCTAACTCTTTTCAGCCACTCTAGTGTTCAATCTGTGATCTGTCGAATTTGAGCTAACGGGGTGGCTCTCTATTTTCTCCGCTTGTAACTATATGAGAGAAACTTGATATAAGAATACGAAAGTAGCTTGAAAACGCAGCCAATCATATTACTGTATCATAAGTTAACAATCGCAGACAATCTATCAAGATATACCATGCAAGAGACGGGGGAAATACAAATATAGGTATATAAAGAATATATCAAAGCCAAAGAGTATGTAATGTGTTGTCTGTAAAAGATATGCGTTGGTATATCGAACCCAGTCACGACATATTCGTAGCCAGGTTTCAGAGTTGCCACACCTCGCTCTCGTACTCGAGTGCATACGGTTTCATCGAGTCGCCCGCAGGTAACCAAACCACTTTTGGCACCGTGCTCAAAAACCATTCCCGGAAAGGATCCATTTGTTCGTGAGGTTCTTGGATATGGCGGAGCGTATCCCGGGTCTCGGTAAATTCGCGCAGCCCCACACCCAGCCCGAGCTCCACGATCGGATGGCTCGCAACCACTTCCTGCAGACTGTGCAAACCAGAAATGTCGGGGAAGAACGACTGCCCGATGTACAGCTTTGTCAGCCTCGGGAAGTTCACTGGTGGCTTGCCAGGACCCGCATGGTTGATCAACGGTCGGAGGTTCGAAGGAGTCAGAGTCAGGCAGTCCATGTATAGCGTTTTGATGGTCGGCAGCATTTCCAACAGTGGCCGAAGTGCCGGACCATGGCCGCCAAGGTCGTGTCCTATCATCAAGGTGTCGATTTTGAAGTTGCCCAACTTCGAGTCGTGAAAACCGAGCACTTCGTTGTCGCGAGGTGGGTATGTTCTGACACACTTTCCCGTGAGATGCAGAGTGGTATGGTGGGATCCTGGTGCTATTGACTCTAGTATCAGATCGAGcaagtccttgaacaaatCTTCCAGATACAGCACCTCCAATGCTGGGAGCGTGATGGGAAAATCATACGAGCGAGGAGTCGTGTTGATCTGATTAGGGTGGTTGAGTATCGATATGATCTCAAGGCGACGAAGTTGAGCGGCCGAAGAAAGAGACCAGATGAAGTCCTGCACATCGACCGTACGTCCCGCCCACATGTCTTGAAGCCGAAGCTCGGTCAGATTCCTGAACGATAAACTGCCGAAATGAATCTTCAGTCCACAAAGTCGGAGTACCCGGAGGGGCTCCAGCAACCGGTTAAAGTCATCCTGGTCTGGATCGGATTGGCCGTAGATATCGTCGATTCCACGTGCCATGAACTTGTCAGGACGATGATGGCATATCGACAACCCTGTCAAAGAGCTAGATGCGTTGCGTACGCTCTTGACAAGCTTGCGGACCGCCACTCGAATGGGAGCCATCGAGTCTGAATGTAAGTTGATCGTGCTGAAACGAGGACCGTACTCAGTCAACATCTCCCGTACGTAGTTTTCCATATCGAGCCGTTCCCTGTTGAGCTCTGCGACCAGGTGAAGCTTGGACCCAGACGCTCGCTCGAGACTCAGCTGGGCTGCCGTGGACATGAAGCGATCGTTCCTGTTCCGGACGACGGGTACGAGTGACCATAGTGCACAATGAGACATACCGACTCGCCGCCATACCGAGCAGACTCCAAGTAGCGTATGAAGGTTCCGGTAGATGACTTGGGTTCGGTATTGGGATGAAAGATGGTGGGATTGTTCAATGTCGTAGAGGTTGATTGAGTAATCAAATATCCTGGACAGGATTTCGTCTGGGAGTCGATGGATGGGAGACGCGAGTCGATTGCGAAAGCATGCCATTGAAGAGCGGGCTGCGTTGAGGCGGCTGATGATAAGTGTATCGAAAGAATGGAGCTGATGTTCGATCTGAGAAAGAAGATGAGCTGGGTCGTGGGTGTGTAAGTCAGGCAGAGCCAAGCCAGAGCAAGAATCGAGGTGCGCTATCACAGAATTTTCTAGATGATGGGCCGTTGTCTCCCATGTTCGAACAACTTGCTCTGCAGAGACCTGAGCATGGGACTAGGGATTTAACGAACAAATTTGTAATGCTCAGGAGCGAGACTTACCGACATGATCTTTGCAAGGGGACTTGAAGAGTGCTCTAGTACGCACTGCCAGGCTATTCGAGGAGTAGGCACTGGGAGAGACGGAACCGGATGTACTTTGTTTGTGCGGGGAAGTCGTTAGATGACGGAAACAAACGCGCGTTAGGATCCGTAAGACGTCATAGGCACGTGACCATAGGGTCTCGTGTAGGTGTCACACTATTTTCCTTCTGCTTTTTGTAAAATCCGCTGGAACTCGTGAGATCGCAGGTTTCAAGAAGCCCAAACGAGCCTGTTCCACCATAAATTTCTATGCTTCTCGAGAAACCTGGCTGTTCAAGCTTCGGTGGATACTGCAGAGATGTCCTGCGAGCATGGACATGACTTGGGAGTGTTTTGGGGTTCACAAGACATAGATTGGCCATCTTGAACCTCACCTTTGGATAGCAGCACGCAAATCAAGCGGCATTAAGCACAAATGGAAGTACAGTACTTATCTTTGGGGGATGCATGCGGGATTAAGTTAGCGCCAGGAACATGCTAGTACCTCGTGGGGGAAGTGAAGAATTCACGCTCAAGCGAGGGTATTTATTCGACAACTGGTAGCCCATTGTCGCAGGGACTACTCCTCTCTGGCTCAATGGCGACTTTAATAGTACCTAGCTATAACTCCCGTCTGAGAGACAAACAAAAGAAAAAATACAGCGCTCAGTATCCTATATGTACCGTGATTGGGCCAGACGAAGGGCTGGTACGTCTGAATCCATTATCATATTAATCATGAGATCCTTGCTCATAGGTAAATCGCTAACACCCGCCAGTTAAACGATCAATTTACAACTCAGTCCCCCCTTTCTGAGACCGAAGAAGGAAAACACATCGGTGGAGCCACTAAGACAGATACAAAGCCAAAGGTAATTCCTTGATGATTACTCTGGTGTCCCTTGCACCAGCTGAAATATTGTTGTCGTTCACCTTGATTCCCAGTCACTTTTCTATGACGAATGGTCACAACTACCGCCGGATCCACGCGGCGCTGAGTTGGGTCGAGAGGCAAGAGTTTGGAAGGTATATGTAGGAGAAACGGAGAAGTGGGATAATGAGTTACTTGAAGGGTGGGAAAAGTGAGATATATGTCATTTAACGACGAGTTTGTGTTGAAGTCCATTGATTGCTCCTAGGTCGCTGGATGTTCTTCTGGGTAAGCTGTTCGATTACTATTGACATTTCGATACTGACTGCGTACAATTAGTCTTTGTAAGCGCCCACATCTATAAAGTAGCATCGATGGCTGATCTGGACACTTTTTGTTGATAATTGTGTGATAGGCTGCGCTTTTATCGGCCATAATAGCTACGTAAGCAGGGCTTTCTATAAATTGTCTACATAATCGTTCATTAGAGCACTTCGTCGGTACGACGTAGATTCTTGGTTGAAAGCTCGAATATGCTCAAGGAAGATCCCAATGAAGTTTCAGCCACCGCTCTCGTCGCTATCTCTCAGGCTCTAACCGCGCTCACTACGAATAATTCCTCTGCAGCTCCATCAGGTCTTCCCTCACCCGATCAGAACAACTCATCCAACTTCGTTCCATCAAAGATCGACATCTGGATCAATGCACTGTGGTATTCGTCATTCAGTCTTAGCATTGCGACCGCGTTTATGGCGATGCTCGCCAAAGACTGGTGTTACTCCTTCAAAGCCAAGCGCACTGGACACCCCTATGACCAAGCACACCGTCGGCAGCGCAAGTGGAAGATGATACAGCGTTGTGGAATGCAGGAGGTCATTGAAGCCCTTCCGTCTTTGATGCATTTGTCCTTATGTAAGTTCATCTACCTAGTGGATTCCAAACCATCAGCAACTGACTGCATCGTCTAGTCCTGTTTTGCATAGGGTTGTACCTCTACCTACTGGATCTGAACAATATCGTTGCAATCCTGGTCATGTATATTGGTGGAACCTTTATAGCCTTTTACATACTGACCTCCATAACTGCGACTTTTGTGGAGTATTTCCCGTATACCACAGTGATCTCTAGGATTCTGCGATcacaatatatgcagaaCATCTACAAGTACATATCAAAGTCCCGAATCCCATATACCGTGATGCTTATGGTCAATACTATCCGACTTTTAATCATGGGCATAACCTTCGTTTCCTATTGGAGCATGGTCTGGCTCTTCTCATGGCCCGCACATCTTCTTCTCACCACAATCGTAAAAGTCAATCGGTGTTTCGTAAAGCGCTTCTCTAAGGAACAGACTGCCACGAATGGTTTCGCCGACAAAATCACCCGTATCTTCCAGGAGATATACAATTATCTCTTAATTTTACCATTCAAGCTTGATGCCTGCTACTCTGATGTTAAATCACAAATAGCTAGAAAGGCAAAACGTTTTGATCTGGCTGAAGAGCTAACGACTGTTCTTGCGCTCCGCTGGTTAATCAATCATTGTGAAACCCCTAGTGCGGTCAACATAGCCCTTCAGGCTATCTCCGGGGCCAGGAAAGAGATGCCAAATGGACCGCTGCGTTCGTGCCAGGCGGCCCAGCATATAACAAGCCGCATTGTTTCTGAAGGTGATAAGGACGGGCTTTATGCCCGAGGCCTCGAATTTCTGGGGTGGGCTTCTAAAACCGATTTGATCGACGATGAACAAAGCTCGGACGAAGATTGGGTTGAAGAGGAATGGCCCAAACAAGAAGCACTCGAACAAGAAGGGATTGAAAATGAAAGACGCGAAAATGCCAACCAAGAGAACCACAAACAGAATCTGAAGGACCACGAAACCCAAGAACAGTGGGAAAAGGGTAAACCCAGCGAAGATATCATTCATGTGATGTTTTGGGATCTAAACTCGAGGAATGAACGGTAAGAAATCAATAACTAATATATTGGTAGCTTTTGATTAAATTCCGGCCCCCTAAATCAGCAAAGTCTTGAATCGTCTCGGTGACAAAACCTTTGTGCCAAATTCCACCAACATTGAGGCAATGACCCTCGGAAACGCTGCGGTATTGCATAGCTTGAACGCCGTCACATCACACAAGTTACGCATTATCCCATCGCAAAACGCAGATCCCAGATCTGTTATTGAAAGAATAGATATTTCCCAAAAGCTGATACCGATCACCAAGTTATTCTCTGCTCACTTGCAatcgaaaaacaaactgCTTCACCCAGCCGCGGTACAATCGCTAGCCAACGCTACAGTCCTATACGCATCTTTATCTGCTATTTCTGGTTGTGAGCTACCATCCGAACTGGCTATGCATTGCATTCGGTTTTGCCAACAATTCTCCAAGAAAACCACATCAAAGTCCGCTACGAGATTAAAACACGAGATTGAAACCGGAGCCGTATTTATGATATGCATATTAATTCAGGGCCAAACCAGTCCGAAAAAAACTATGGATATAGTGAAATATCACAATCTTGCTATTTGTACAGCGAAAATTCTCACAAAACTTTACGGGGACCATTCGATATCCCCCGAAGATATTTTCTTAGTTGGCTGTTCAAAGGTCCTATCTGGAGCTAACAATTACTACTTAAACGATACGATGAGCAGTCGGGTGGCTCTCTCGAAATGGTGCTCTGACCAGACTACTTCGTTCATACGTACATGGGGTCCCTCCACTCTGGAGGTATGGAGCTCAGCCCACAGGCCAGCTAAGGAGATGCGCAGTAAATTTCTCAAGGCAGTCAGTAAAGTCTATAGACTTCATGAGGCATTGAATCCGGATGGTTTGGAACCCACATGCCTTCCTGGGTCAACATACGTAATTTTGATAATGATAGCTATTTGCAGTCGGCCAGGTTCTCCACAAAGTCGATCTTGCAGCAAGCTACTCTCAAGGTTCGATTTCCCAAAACAAAGTCCAGAACTTACCAAATACCTCAAGGAATCTGTTGAGGACAATACCAATGAAACAGTACTGTCGACGCTCAGGGGTGCCTACACTAGCAAAAAGAACTCGTCGCAGCAACCATTTGCGGCGACTCAGCTCTGGCTCTTGCTTGATTGTTTTGAAGGCAGTGAAGATGAAGAGTATTTAATGGATCAGATCAAGCTGGTCGTTGAAACTCAGACCACCGATAACGTATCATGGAGTCAAGTTAAGCAAAGTTTTGGTGAATTTATTCTCTCAAAATACAAAACAATTTGTGGCACTTCAAGCGCGCTAAATTGTGATGGAAAAGCCTTTCGGCCCACAGAGGCTTTGAATATATTGGACCCTAATATTCAAGTGAGTCTCTCTCTCTCCGTGTATCGGTTATATCCCCTCCTCACAATCCTCTATTTCTCAAGGCACAGCAAACAGGCGACGCCATTGGAAATTTCGTCCTCCAATTTGGCGACGGGTCAAGGCGATTTGAAACTGCCAATACGAAGGACTACGAGAGAACATACGTGGCTCGAGTGGCTGAGAGTATACTTGGAAAATTAGATATGGGAGAGGGCCAGCATGCGGGCCTGAAAGATGCAATCGAGGCTGACCTAAAAGGCTTGCCGAACTATCTCCGGACGCGAGTTACTCCCGGGGAAGAAATTATCAAAGAGCCCGTTCAAGATGAGTTAGAAATTCCAGTACTTTCGGTGATGCAAACGATGGACGATAGTACTGATGTTGGCCATGTATCTCTATCTATTGGAAGTAACAAATGATGCAATGAAGTCTAATTTCATAGGCTTGGTTCTTTGGCATCTTTTCATTTTTAAAGCCCCTCATGGCGTGTAGTAAAAGTGTAGAAATTCCATGTGAATACTAGAATAATCCAGCATGATTTGTGTAACCGAGTCAGTGAGTCGAAGATATACGAACGAGATATATGCGTAGCTATGCGTGTCGTTTCCTTCTGACAATTCGATCGGTTTTTACCAGCGCATATAAGGGGGACTTGACACAACCGCTGACACTTTATGCCGATAACAAattggggggagggggaatGCAATGGCAGCTCGTGTTTCAAAGTCTAGACCTAATCCACACTACTAGTTCAGCTACGAGTCTTGCGATGGTAAATTGCAACATATTGGGTACAAATTTCTTGGATTTTGGGTGGTCGCAGTGCTATAGCTAGTAGATAAGGTCGATAACCAAGCGTTCTACAATGAGAGTAGTTTACAATGTGTTCGAGCTTTTTTGTCATATAACCTCATGTAGCCTTTCTTGATCAGCATGATAAAATAACTGACCTCTAGGTTTTTGATTAAATGTCGCCAGTTTCAGCTATTTACGCACTCGCGTAGGGAGATAAATTattggagctggaggtgACCAAAACCAGCGCTTCCTCCCAGCATTTTGTTATAAATCACATAACACACGCTATGCTGGGTGTTCAGGGGACGAAAGACGATACCGATTCATGCGAATGTACCCGGAAATATTGAAAAGAATTTTTTTATGCGATCCAACAAGCAGTATTTCGAATTTCTTGGTCGGATGGTCAAGCCAACTCTACTAACACCCCCAGCGACGCCTGCCGCCACTATTGATAGTGCTAGTGCCCGGTGCTCTGAGTCACATCCACGTCGGCGCTTTTTATCCAATGCTAAGGTATAAATGGTAGTCCAGGCCACTTGAAGTAATTCAGTAAAACATTCATATCGTAGACACAGGGAGATAAGTATAAGTATCCTATAATGTCACTTACCTACTATATCATCCGCTAGATGGGCGGCCACAGGGTATATTTCCAGTTTTGACCTTCTGGTCCCATCTTAAAACTTTTGCAAGTGGATGCTTGCGGTCAGTGGTGGTACACTAGTGGGGTAGACCTGATTACTGAACCGTTATGGAGGTACGCCACTGACATACATGTAGGTCTGGTGAACTATTTGAATTCCATCTTAATTTCTCTCCACTGAAGGTCTCAAATACGTGTAAGCTATAGTGAATAATAAACCGATAATGAGCGTCAGATCTTTTGGACCACAATAGCTTAGACTAGTACCGACCTTGTTCTGAAATACCCCATTAGGTTTTGGAGTATAGCGTCGAGATTTGCTGATTTACCACACATTTTTGATAACAGCATTTTTAGACCCCTGTCATTTGACCCGTGCTAAATCTTGACTGTTTTTTGTCATGATCGTCGAAGCAGGAAGGTTAAGAATCTGAAACAGTTGGCTGACTGTGTGAGATGCAGCCTGGATGCTCAATTAAACCTTATATGTGATGTTTCGTTCAGTATTTTCGAGTAGCATAGTCGGGGAACTTTTGCCGTATAACCACAATCTATTTTGACTGGTTAATTGTCACTCCTATAGTGTTTTGGAGTCTTGGCTTTGTTTGCCTAGTTGGATAGCTATTATGGATGTGGCACAACTTTTGTGCTTGGGGTGATTGCTATCAGGCGGGAAACAAAGTACAATCGGGGAACAGACCAGCAACATTTAAGTTATGGGTGGTGAACGGACACGACACATAGATGAGCATCCAATATTTACGTATGTGACGGAAACACAAAGGAGTTGTTGAATTTGAAGCATTTAATATTCCGTGTTCGGAAACCTGCCTAAGTACATCTGCACATCAATCTGGCATTTTGAGCCCCAGGGTTACTACGCGTGCCGCATATAGCATTCAGCATTATTAATACCGATTCACTCTTGTGCACCGATAACAAGTTAGATGAGGCTACTTCCTTATTGCCATTGCAGAACATTTAGCACATCAACTGAATGATTTATCCGGGCCCATTGGATCGTACCCATTGAGGCTGTACCCCCGATCCCACATTCTGGTGCCCGTATGCAAGGAGTCCTCTTCATCATAGCAATTATTTACGACAAGTTGATTCTGGTTGATAGCCCAGAAAATTCGAATGATGTTCAAAGGATTCAATGAATTAAATCAATTTTAGTGCCGAGTTTAAGTCAGACGATGATGAATCATGGAATCATGGAATCATGGAATCAAGTTACAGAACAGACGTTCGAGAATTCGCCTCAAGTTGTCGATGACTTGGACTTACTCTGCGTAGTTTATTAGCTCAACATGCGTTCGTAATATCAGCTCAAAGACAGTATCGCTTGCGTGCCACGAATTTTGAAAAGGTTTTGCGTAGCAACCGGCCGGTAGAGCAGAGAATCCTGAGGCACAGGCGGGCTTCGTACACACAGTTCATCCCGCGGTTTTCTTGACATCATTATGCGCTGTTTTGTGCTTTTTGAACTCGGAAGACCGGAGCACATGCAGGGAAATGACAATACACTAGCGGTGGTGGCAGTGGCGGTGCCGGCGATCCTCGCGTTAACCACGTGACTTTAGACCCATCCTTCATGACACGAACCACGATGATCGAGGCGGGTGAGCTGAAGCGTAAACGCTCAGAGGAAGAGAGCGGCGAATATGCCCCGACGGCGACAGTGTTGCTTGCTATTCCCATGTTAGTTTCATACCCTCCAGATCATCCGCTACATGTTCCTGGACTTCGCGTATCTCTCAAGGCGCTTCGTCGGTGCACGGGCCTCACCGATCATAACGACAGTGTCAAGCGTGTAAAGGGTGATGGGTGGGTCGGTCACGGGGAGGCGATGACTCCTGAACTAGAAATTCGAGCGTGGACAGCATTGGCTGAAGTCGGTATGATGGTCCTCGCAACGAGGTGTAGTCGATGGGGAGAGGATGATCAGTCTGCATGGGAATGGACCACTGGCGTAGAACAAGACGTGAGCCTAAACTAGATCTTTGATCACAAAACAGTTAACACTCTTATCTAGATTGATACTGCCCTTCGTAAAGGGGTGCGTCGGCTTGATTGTCACAGTTAATATATAACCACTCTAATCGTGTCCTCGCATACATTCCCAGCTCGGTCTAGCTACATCCCTTCCCTCACTTCGATCTTTCAAAGAACCCCTCACGCTTCTTAGTGCACGCGCTGCAACACCTAAACGTGCTCTCAAAATCCTTTCGACCATGCTATCCTCAAATACCACGCCACCCACCAAATACACATATGAAGCATACCTCGCTCTCGCTGATCTTCACCTCCGCCCGGCTAGTAAATCTAATTCTGGGCAAGGAAGGCTAAACCCCAACCTTGGTGCTGGACTCCATGTTCTCGAGCAAATGCGGACTAGAGCACAACAGGCAGGGGACATTGCTGTGGCGCAATTAACTATGGTTGCAATATTGAGGACGAGGATTGTTCACGGCACGGATTCGGGGGTATCTGAGACAATGGAAAAGCTAGAGGTGTCATTGAATCAAGTAGAGGAAACCCTGGGTATTGCCTTTCCAGTT
The Rhizoctonia solani chromosome 8, complete sequence DNA segment above includes these coding regions:
- a CDS encoding Cellulase (glycosyl hydrolase family 5 protein), whose product is MKLHTIALGSGLLGAAAVHAAKNGLPVDKVYGVNLGGWLLSEPWMNPKEWLSMGGEQCDDCSTCAASEFSLVKKIGQAKADEVFAKHWSTWFTQENVDAISSAGLNTVRIPLGYWIVESLVDRSTEYYPRGGMAYLKKGLRMLKAKGIHVMLDFHALPGVSSANQMFAGHCTSDVQFYTEKNYKRALAWAGVMTAMTHLDPDFATVFSIEAINEPLMDANQTPGYGDYQKRFVIVVRIIELLLGIKCPDTDYSKLYKGDADTNSIDVGLAELDKYLADQVVKDVVHTCLEYTEEISLQLDLKLNLHPVRRALGISIGVGGSSLSGIPEADLIQIGSGHGAGRGTIGANGIMLAARSVPASEPVVPHGLSLERHNAKRRLHHDRGTSLGVGVGVGVGVGVSVGVGVGAGAGVNRKCLMTSFPNMHWQYNNPPNPADAAIGPQLYDAHLYFSFGGVADPNPESYMRVICNTDRVKNARAVGNSPLVFGEWSLATNFNASREFLQDWADAQRYIYAGEADGWIFWSFKIEEGSPNIPAWTYFGARKEGYFTNDPSKLSNPNVCDKWIANSTTTA